From the Molothrus ater isolate BHLD 08-10-18 breed brown headed cowbird chromosome 25, BPBGC_Mater_1.1, whole genome shotgun sequence genome, one window contains:
- the BCAS2 gene encoding pre-mRNA-splicing factor SPF27 produces MSGPGLVAGDVVVDALPYFDQGYEAPGVREAAAALVEEETRRYRPTKNYLSYLPAHDYSAFETEIMRNEFERLAARQPLELLSMKRYELPAPSSGQKNDITAWQECVNNSMAQLEHQAVRIENLELMSRHGCNAWKVYNEHLVHMIEQAQKELQKLRKNIQDLNWQRKNMQLTAGAKLREMESTWVSLVSKNYEIERTIVQLENEISQIKQQHGEANKENIQQDFQ; encoded by the exons ATGTCGGGCCCGGGGCTGGTGGCCGGGGATGTCGTGGTGGACGCGCTGCCTTACTTCGACCAGGGCTACGAGGCTCCGGGCGTGCGGGAGGCG GCCGCGGCGCTGGTGGAGGAGGAGACGCGGCGGTACCGGCCGACCAAGAACTACCTGAGCTACCTGCCCGCGCACGACTACAGCGCCTTCGAG ACCGAGATCATGCGGAACGAGTTCGAGCGCCTGGCGGCCcggcagcccctggagctgctcagtaTGAAGAG GTACGAGCTGCCCGCCCCCTCCTCCGGGCAGAAGAACGACATCACGGCGTGGCAGGAGTGTGTGAACAATtccatggcacagctggagcaccaGGCCGTGCGCATTGAGAACCTGGAGCTCATGTCCCGGCACGGCTGCAATGCCTGGAAGGTGTACAACGA GCACTTGGTTCATATGATAGAACAAGCCCAGAAAGAGCTTCAGAAATTGAG gaaaaatattcaagatCTGAACTGGCAGAGGAAGAACATGCAGCTCACAGCTGGGGCTAAGCTGAGAGAGATGGAATCCAC gTGGGTCTCTCTTGTCAGTAAAAATTATGAGATTGAACGAACTATTGtgcagctggaaaatgaaatttcacaaATCAAGCAGCAGCATGGAGAAGCAAACAAGGAGAATATCCAGCAAGACTTTCAGTGA